From the genome of Nitrosopumilus sp., one region includes:
- a CDS encoding peptidylprolyl isomerase: MTFEKGSLILVDYTAKVKDTEEIFDTTIEEDAKKHSIHESNVKYQPKLVSIGEVSYPVLKGLDEALAKTNVSDKLTVEVTPDKGFGERDSKKVRMIPIRKLGEDAEKVTVGDSIEVDGKRGIIRYIGSGRVQVDYNHRFAGKTILFDVNVIKSLDSPNDKVDGILKNRLPVEDTKIEFDLKDNDVSVMIPEEILRADGLQIMKHFIQLDIFKFVSTLNNVSFVETHINKQAQEKKSEIKADTPEQKTA, from the coding sequence TTGACTTTTGAAAAAGGCTCATTAATTCTAGTAGATTATACTGCAAAGGTAAAAGATACTGAGGAAATTTTTGATACTACTATTGAAGAGGATGCAAAAAAACATTCAATTCATGAGTCAAATGTCAAATATCAACCAAAACTAGTCTCTATAGGAGAAGTTTCTTATCCTGTTCTCAAAGGATTGGATGAAGCACTTGCAAAAACAAATGTTTCAGACAAACTCACTGTTGAAGTGACACCTGACAAAGGTTTTGGTGAAAGAGACTCTAAAAAAGTTAGGATGATTCCTATTAGAAAATTGGGAGAAGATGCTGAGAAAGTTACGGTGGGTGATTCTATTGAAGTTGATGGTAAAAGGGGAATTATTCGATATATTGGTTCTGGCAGAGTTCAGGTAGATTACAATCATAGGTTTGCAGGAAAAACAATCCTATTTGATGTGAATGTAATTAAATCTCTTGATTCTCCAAATGACAAAGTTGATGGTATTCTTAAAAATAGACTCCCTGTGGAAGACACAAAAATTGAGTTTGACTTGAAGGATAATGATGTTAGTGTTATGATTCCTGAGGAAATCTTACGTGCTGATGGTTTACAAATCATGAAACACTTTATACAATTGGATATTTTCAAATTTGTTTCAACCTTGAATAATGTGAGCTTTGTTGAGACACATATCAACAAACAAGCTCAGGAAAAGAAATCTGAAATAAAAGCAGATACGCCAGAACAAAAGACTGCTTAA
- a CDS encoding dUTPase, translated as MILLLSQEISNKDRLEVIFKLQKGLSGMMNLDRYPKDSEGRISALCTAIIHEAVELQRTTNWKWWKTPVEFNESEAREELIDIWHFVVQASIELNLTPDDIVDEYKKKNDINRERERNGY; from the coding sequence ATGATTTTGTTATTGTCGCAAGAGATATCTAATAAAGACAGGTTAGAGGTAATATTCAAACTTCAAAAAGGTCTATCAGGCATGATGAATTTAGATAGATATCCGAAAGACTCTGAAGGAAGAATTTCTGCACTATGCACTGCAATTATACATGAAGCAGTTGAGCTGCAAAGAACAACAAATTGGAAATGGTGGAAAACGCCTGTCGAATTTAATGAGTCCGAAGCTAGAGAAGAACTAATTGATATATGGCATTTTGTTGTTCAAGCATCAATAGAGCTAAACCTCACTCCAGATGACATCGTAGATGAATATAAGAAGAAAAATGATATCAACAGAGAAAGAGAAAGGAATGGATACTAA
- a CDS encoding peptidylprolyl isomerase, protein MTVVNIETNLGNISFKLLPDLAPETVRNFEKLAKDGFYDGTLFHRVIPGFMIQGGDPNTKTDNKGSWGMGGPGYNIKAEFSSRSHLRSIVSMARSQDPNSAGSQFFIVTADSAFLDRQYTVFGEVTVGMDIADKIVSLDRDGNDCPLEKTQMIHVTVN, encoded by the coding sequence ATGACTGTAGTAAATATTGAAACCAATTTAGGAAATATCTCATTCAAATTATTGCCGGATTTAGCTCCAGAAACTGTTAGAAATTTTGAAAAATTAGCTAAAGATGGATTCTATGACGGAACTCTTTTCCACAGAGTGATTCCAGGATTTATGATTCAAGGAGGAGATCCCAACACCAAAACGGATAACAAAGGTTCATGGGGAATGGGAGGACCAGGATATAACATAAAAGCTGAATTTAGTTCAAGATCTCATTTACGAAGCATAGTTTCCATGGCAAGATCACAAGATCCAAACAGTGCAGGCTCACAATTTTTCATAGTTACAGCAGATAGTGCATTCCTAGACAGACAATATACGGTGTTTGGCGAAGTAACTGTCGGAATGGACATTGCAGATAAAATTGTAAGTCTAGATAGAGATGGAAATGATTGTCCGCTAGAAAAAACACAAATGATTCATGTTACTGTAAACTAA
- a CDS encoding sugar kinase: MLTVFGSIALDTIRTPKKTLKEVLGGAATFAAISASNFVDTGLIAVVGNDFPKQHHRTLSKHLDLQGLTIKEGKTFRYDGKYDNTLSARQTLKTELNVLADFKATVPEAYKKSQFVYLANNDPEQNIALIKEFDNVKFSMCDTIDFWISTKRSAVIKMIKAVDAVVINDEEAKLLTKEFNLIKCAKKMMRWGAKYVIIKKGEHGSLMFYDDVIFPTAGFSLEDVVDPTGAGDSFAGAMIGYLASKKSTSISEIKKAVVYGNVMGSFAVEKYGLEGLLKIKKGEIEKRIKIYEKMIRF, encoded by the coding sequence TTGCTAACTGTTTTTGGTTCTATTGCATTGGATACTATTAGAACTCCAAAAAAGACGTTAAAAGAGGTTCTTGGAGGTGCAGCAACCTTTGCAGCAATTTCTGCAAGCAATTTTGTCGATACAGGATTAATTGCAGTAGTCGGAAATGATTTTCCAAAACAGCATCATAGAACTTTATCCAAACATCTCGATTTACAAGGATTGACAATCAAAGAAGGTAAAACATTTCGATATGACGGAAAATACGACAACACGCTTAGTGCAAGACAAACTCTGAAAACTGAATTAAATGTGCTTGCAGATTTTAAAGCCACAGTGCCTGAAGCATATAAAAAATCTCAGTTTGTATATCTTGCAAACAACGATCCTGAGCAGAATATTGCGCTGATAAAAGAGTTTGATAATGTAAAATTTTCCATGTGTGATACGATAGATTTTTGGATATCAACAAAACGAAGTGCCGTGATTAAAATGATAAAAGCAGTAGATGCGGTTGTAATTAATGATGAAGAGGCCAAACTTCTTACAAAAGAATTCAATTTAATAAAATGTGCAAAAAAAATGATGCGATGGGGAGCAAAATATGTAATCATAAAAAAAGGAGAACATGGTTCTCTGATGTTTTACGACGATGTAATTTTTCCTACTGCTGGTTTTTCATTAGAAGATGTAGTTGATCCTACGGGTGCAGGAGACTCATTTGCAGGAGCCATGATAGGTTATCTAGCAAGTAAAAAATCAACTAGTATTTCTGAAATTAAAAAAGCAGTTGTTTATGGAAACGTGATGGGATCTTTTGCCGTTGAAAAATATGGTTTAGAGGGATTACTAAAAATCAAAAAAGGAGAGATTGAAAAACGAATAAAGATATATGAAAAAATGATTAGGTTTTAA
- the bluB gene encoding 5,6-dimethylbenzimidazole synthase, which yields MTDNFTEEEKKGFYKAIYSRRDVRSHFISKPIEDDVLSKILNAAHHAPSVGFSQPWNFILIKDIETKKKIKESFVEEKNRSSQLVEEPKKSKYLSFKLEGILESPVNLCVTYDPTKFGPFVIGRSSIPEAGLYSVCCAIQNLWLSARTEGVGLGWVSILSNDTLKETLGLPEHVIPVAYLCLGYVDNFAEKPDLEIKGWLPRLELKDVVYFEKWNDKENKNWSVIQNMIKNNLDYA from the coding sequence ATGACAGACAATTTCACGGAGGAAGAAAAAAAAGGCTTCTACAAGGCAATTTATTCAAGAAGAGATGTAAGATCTCATTTCATTTCAAAACCCATAGAAGATGATGTTTTATCAAAAATTCTTAATGCAGCACATCATGCCCCATCAGTAGGATTCTCTCAACCATGGAATTTTATCTTAATCAAAGACATTGAAACAAAAAAGAAAATCAAAGAATCTTTTGTAGAGGAAAAAAATCGCTCATCGCAATTAGTAGAAGAGCCAAAAAAATCAAAATATCTTTCATTCAAATTGGAAGGGATTTTAGAATCTCCGGTAAATCTTTGTGTAACGTATGATCCAACAAAATTTGGTCCGTTTGTAATTGGCAGATCAAGTATTCCTGAAGCAGGCCTCTACAGTGTATGTTGCGCAATCCAGAATTTATGGTTGTCAGCTAGAACAGAGGGAGTCGGTCTTGGATGGGTAAGCATTCTATCAAATGACACGTTAAAAGAAACTTTGGGACTACCGGAGCATGTTATTCCTGTAGCATACTTATGTTTAGGATATGTTGATAATTTTGCAGAAAAACCAGACCTCGAGATTAAAGGCTGGTTGCCAAGACTTGAATTGAAAGATGTGGTATATTTTGAAAAATGGAACGACAAAGAAAACAAAAATTGGAGCGTTATTCAGAATATGATAAAGAACAACCTAGATTACGCTTAA
- the rtcA gene encoding RNA 3'-phosphate cyclase translates to MDFIKINGGHGEGGGQIIRSAIALSCITKKPIHIENIRKNRKVSGLRPQHLTAITILQKIANAKTMGVKIGSTELKFIPGKIENLDLVEDIGTAGSIPLILQALIPVIAISKKRLNLKIKGGTDVLWSPTIDYTQHVLKEAYSRMGINFSFELIKRGYYPKGNGEIQLKICPSDIKSTTFSKRRTKHAKLICSFSKLPREVIENKVSETTKKLTDANYEVDVEIKSEEAIDSGATLLIYSIDDFSIVGMDALYNNKTCEFDLDIDDFTKNYSIDDNLADMLVVPASLSNEKIVFPVSKITKHLETNLFVTSKITGCKYGIGKTSSGFEVIIEGVSDSSIK, encoded by the coding sequence ATGGATTTTATAAAAATTAACGGAGGTCACGGTGAAGGTGGAGGACAGATTATTCGATCAGCAATTGCTCTTTCCTGCATTACAAAAAAACCAATTCATATAGAAAATATTAGAAAAAATAGAAAAGTTTCAGGATTAAGACCGCAACATCTCACTGCAATAACTATTCTTCAAAAAATTGCCAACGCAAAAACCATGGGAGTCAAAATAGGATCAACTGAACTGAAATTTATTCCAGGTAAAATTGAAAATCTAGATTTAGTCGAAGACATTGGTACCGCTGGAAGTATTCCATTAATTCTACAAGCTTTAATTCCTGTAATAGCAATTTCAAAAAAACGACTTAATTTAAAAATTAAAGGCGGTACAGATGTACTTTGGAGTCCAACCATCGATTATACTCAACACGTACTAAAAGAGGCATATTCAAGAATGGGAATCAATTTTTCATTTGAATTAATCAAAAGAGGGTATTATCCAAAAGGCAACGGGGAAATTCAATTGAAAATATGTCCATCAGATATTAAATCGACAACATTTTCTAAAAGAAGAACAAAACATGCAAAGTTAATTTGCTCATTTTCAAAACTGCCAAGAGAAGTAATTGAAAATAAAGTGAGTGAGACCACGAAAAAATTAACTGACGCAAATTATGAAGTTGATGTAGAAATTAAGTCTGAGGAGGCAATAGATTCTGGTGCCACCTTGTTGATCTACAGCATTGATGATTTTTCCATTGTGGGAATGGATGCACTATATAACAATAAAACCTGTGAGTTTGATTTAGACATTGATGATTTTACTAAAAATTATTCCATAGATGACAATTTAGCAGACATGCTAGTTGTTCCTGCCAGTTTATCTAATGAAAAAATAGTTTTTCCAGTAAGTAAAATTACAAAACATTTGGAGACAAATTTGTTTGTCACATCAAAAATTACAGGTTGCAAATACGGGATAGGGAAAACAAGTAGTGGATTTGAAGTTATAATTGAAGGTGTTTCAGACTCCAGCATCAAGTAA
- a CDS encoding beta-CASP ribonuclease aCPSF1 yields the protein MQRKYQEKDSPPSGQNIMATILQSIPKEASVTKIEYEGPRIALYTNTPRFLIENNDIISNLVNIIKKRIVVRTDESIRKPEAEARKILAECVPKEANLQGTIFDTTTGEVSIEAKRPWLLQRNAKEFDHAEVTEKIGWRLRIRKATTIPSRTIQTINATLKQASAERSKQLKQVGDEIFRPRLSQRTEVSLHTLGGFGQVGRSSMLLSTPESKILIDCGLNPGARSPMDAFPRLDSLNITLDELDAIVIGHAHLDHTGFLPTLCKYGYKGPIYCTEPTLPMMNLIQLDAIKVASAQGRIPIYAERDVKQVMRQSITMPYGTVTDISPDIKLVFANAGHILGSALCHFHIGNGDHNFVYSGDIKFGKSILFEAASWNFPRVETLLVESTYGLKEDIQPTRQQVESSFINAVNNTLADGGKVLIPIPAVGRAQEIMMVIDHYMKSGEMVEAPVFTEGMISEASAIHESYPEYLARELKQKILETDDNPFDSEYFTNIEHADAREEPMRDNSPCIILATSGMLEGGPVLEYFKNIAPDKKNKVLFVSYQVNGTMGRRVLDGSKQVTMLGKEGKVEVVSINCGVEKLDGFSGHSDYNQLMSFVQRLRPKLRRVLVNHGERKKSESLAMSIRRMYKLSAHYPQIQEAIKLF from the coding sequence ATGCAAAGAAAATATCAAGAAAAAGATTCACCTCCTAGTGGTCAAAATATAATGGCCACCATACTGCAAAGTATTCCAAAAGAAGCAAGTGTCACAAAAATAGAGTATGAGGGGCCAAGAATTGCTCTTTACACAAACACCCCTCGTTTCTTAATTGAAAATAATGACATAATATCAAATCTTGTAAATATAATTAAAAAAAGAATTGTCGTCAGAACCGATGAGTCAATCAGAAAACCTGAAGCCGAAGCTAGAAAGATCCTGGCAGAATGTGTTCCAAAAGAAGCAAATTTGCAAGGGACTATTTTTGATACGACCACTGGCGAAGTGTCAATTGAAGCAAAAAGACCTTGGTTGCTGCAAAGAAATGCAAAGGAATTTGATCATGCTGAAGTCACTGAGAAGATAGGTTGGAGATTACGTATCAGAAAAGCCACTACTATCCCTTCGCGTACGATTCAAACAATCAATGCAACTCTAAAACAAGCCTCTGCTGAGAGAAGTAAACAGCTTAAACAAGTAGGAGATGAAATTTTCAGACCTCGATTATCTCAAAGAACCGAAGTATCCCTTCATACTCTTGGTGGATTTGGCCAAGTAGGAAGATCTTCAATGTTATTATCTACGCCGGAAAGTAAGATCTTAATTGATTGTGGACTTAATCCTGGTGCCCGTTCTCCAATGGATGCGTTTCCAAGACTGGACTCTCTGAACATTACATTAGATGAACTTGATGCCATAGTTATTGGACATGCTCATTTGGATCATACTGGATTTTTACCTACGTTGTGCAAATACGGATACAAAGGTCCGATCTATTGTACTGAGCCAACTCTACCCATGATGAATTTGATTCAATTAGATGCAATCAAAGTGGCATCCGCCCAAGGTAGAATTCCAATCTATGCAGAACGAGATGTTAAACAAGTTATGAGGCAATCAATCACCATGCCTTATGGAACTGTGACTGATATTTCACCTGACATCAAATTGGTTTTTGCAAATGCTGGCCATATTCTAGGTTCTGCTTTATGCCACTTTCATATTGGAAACGGTGACCACAATTTTGTCTATTCGGGTGATATTAAATTTGGAAAAAGTATTTTGTTTGAAGCTGCCAGTTGGAATTTCCCAAGAGTGGAAACATTGTTGGTTGAAAGCACATATGGCCTTAAAGAAGACATTCAGCCAACCCGGCAACAAGTGGAATCTTCTTTCATTAATGCAGTGAATAATACCCTGGCAGATGGTGGTAAAGTCCTGATACCAATACCTGCAGTTGGACGTGCACAAGAAATTATGATGGTAATTGATCATTATATGAAGTCGGGAGAAATGGTTGAGGCGCCTGTTTTTACAGAAGGCATGATCTCTGAGGCATCCGCAATACATGAATCATATCCTGAATATCTTGCGCGAGAACTCAAACAAAAGATTCTGGAGACTGATGACAATCCGTTTGATTCTGAATACTTTACAAACATTGAACATGCAGATGCAAGAGAAGAACCAATGAGGGATAACTCACCATGTATTATTCTTGCAACATCTGGAATGTTGGAAGGTGGACCTGTCTTGGAATACTTTAAGAATATTGCTCCTGATAAAAAGAACAAGGTATTGTTCGTCTCTTATCAGGTAAATGGAACCATGGGAAGAAGAGTCCTTGATGGATCAAAGCAAGTAACCATGTTGGGAAAAGAAGGCAAGGTGGAGGTTGTCTCAATAAATTGCGGTGTTGAAAAACTTGATGGTTTCAGTGGACACAGTGATTACAACCAGCTGATGTCATTTGTGCAAAGATTAAGGCCAAAGCTTCGTCGTGTTTTGGTTAATCACGGAGAACGTAAGAAATCAGAAAGTCTTGCCATGAGTATAAGACGAATGTACAAGCTATCTGCACATTATCCACAAATTCAGGAAGCAATAAAATTATTTTAG
- a CDS encoding NADH-dependent FMN reductase: MNVVVISGSPRKDANTQVIMKYVFEYAKSKNSDTKLINLSEGQIEYYRGPDEEYNEATRNAQKDITEADVWLIGSPIYNAFFSSALKNLFEYINYKKTPGKVAGITILAAGNIGFINVQTLITQLLSYFRVITNPKAVFLTTEAVTENSVSDIDIQNRLKEMVDETLQIASKLHQQ; encoded by the coding sequence ATGAATGTAGTTGTAATTTCTGGCAGTCCAAGAAAAGATGCCAATACCCAAGTAATAATGAAGTATGTTTTTGAATACGCCAAATCAAAAAATTCAGATACAAAGTTGATCAATCTTTCAGAAGGTCAAATTGAATACTATAGAGGACCAGATGAAGAGTATAATGAGGCAACAAGGAATGCTCAAAAAGATATTACAGAAGCAGATGTATGGTTGATTGGTTCGCCCATCTACAATGCATTTTTCAGTTCAGCATTAAAGAATCTGTTTGAATATATCAATTATAAAAAAACTCCAGGAAAAGTTGCAGGGATTACAATCTTGGCTGCAGGAAACATAGGTTTTATCAACGTTCAGACGTTAATTACACAATTGTTGTCATACTTCAGAGTGATAACAAATCCAAAGGCAGTATTTCTAACCACTGAAGCGGTAACTGAAAACAGTGTATCAGACATAGATATACAAAATAGACTAAAAGAGATGGTAGATGAGACTTTACAAATTGCTTCTAAATTACATCAGCAATAG
- a CDS encoding copper-binding protein yields MTAIEQAIVTWIHLIAAAIWVGGSLFIGIVFSPLLKTMTDSVEERMQIMIRVGKRFNKVAVPSLIILMITGLYTSHTLIGKPELLVSTSYGTFLIIKIFLVIALVVVYAIHVRVIRKDIEEKIMSNQMPEPEIQKLRKKIIILGEVTVVLSIAILFFASLLDAGV; encoded by the coding sequence ATGACTGCAATAGAACAGGCAATTGTCACTTGGATTCATTTGATTGCTGCTGCAATTTGGGTGGGTGGTTCTTTGTTCATTGGAATTGTATTTTCTCCGCTTTTAAAAACAATGACTGATTCTGTTGAAGAACGAATGCAGATAATGATTCGTGTTGGAAAGCGATTCAACAAAGTTGCTGTACCGTCGTTGATAATTCTCATGATAACTGGATTGTATACGTCTCATACGCTAATTGGCAAGCCAGAACTTCTTGTTTCAACAAGTTATGGGACGTTTTTAATCATCAAAATTTTCCTAGTGATTGCACTAGTAGTAGTCTATGCTATTCATGTTAGAGTAATTCGTAAAGATATTGAAGAAAAAATTATGTCCAATCAAATGCCAGAACCTGAAATTCAAAAGCTAAGAAAGAAAATTATTATACTTGGAGAAGTTACTGTAGTCTTGTCGATAGCAATTCTGTTTTTTGCCTCCTTACTTGATGCTGGAGTCTGA
- a CDS encoding NAD(P)-dependent glycerol-1-phosphate dehydrogenase, giving the protein MTKNQDRMDSHMMELPRQIVIGEKNIDDFGQFLHNLTKPKKVSLISGIHVKRILGQKIEKSLKNKKIKFVWHTSKDNQFSTLKKIQTNVKKDHSDIIAGIGGGRSVDTAKMVAFNLNIPFVSVPTAASHDGIASPFVSIKSDKPHSMVATAPLGVFVDIDVIKKAPSKLLASGCGDLIANISAVKDWELGRDKTGEYYGRYSANLAIMSAEIVMEKSSQYAKKGLDARVIVEALISAGVASCIAGSSRPCSGAEHLFSHALDKIVPGKGLHGEQCGLGAIMITKLQGKDWEKIVKTLKDIGAPTTAKQIGLKKEQIVEALMIAQNLRPERYTILKEIKMTKRRALNLAKSTRVI; this is encoded by the coding sequence ATGACAAAAAATCAAGATCGCATGGATTCACATATGATGGAATTACCTAGACAAATCGTAATAGGTGAAAAAAATATTGATGATTTTGGACAATTTCTTCATAATCTAACAAAACCAAAGAAAGTATCGTTAATTTCAGGAATTCACGTAAAAAGAATTCTTGGACAAAAAATTGAAAAATCGTTAAAAAATAAAAAAATCAAGTTTGTATGGCATACATCAAAAGACAATCAGTTCAGCACTCTAAAAAAAATTCAGACGAATGTAAAGAAAGATCATAGTGACATAATAGCAGGAATTGGCGGAGGTCGCTCTGTAGATACAGCAAAAATGGTTGCTTTTAATTTGAATATTCCATTTGTCAGCGTACCTACCGCTGCATCGCATGATGGAATTGCCAGTCCCTTTGTATCAATAAAGAGTGATAAACCGCATTCTATGGTTGCTACAGCTCCTTTGGGTGTTTTTGTAGATATTGATGTTATTAAAAAAGCACCATCCAAACTGCTTGCAAGTGGATGTGGGGATTTAATAGCGAATATCAGTGCAGTCAAAGATTGGGAATTAGGACGAGATAAGACTGGCGAATATTATGGTAGATACTCAGCAAATTTAGCAATTATGAGTGCAGAAATAGTTATGGAAAAATCAAGTCAGTATGCCAAAAAAGGATTGGATGCCAGAGTGATTGTAGAAGCTCTAATCAGTGCTGGAGTTGCATCATGTATTGCAGGAAGCAGTAGGCCATGTTCAGGCGCTGAACATCTTTTTTCTCATGCATTAGACAAAATTGTACCTGGAAAAGGATTACACGGAGAACAATGTGGGTTGGGTGCCATCATGATTACAAAATTGCAAGGAAAAGATTGGGAAAAAATAGTAAAGACACTAAAGGATATAGGAGCTCCGACAACTGCAAAACAAATCGGGTTAAAAAAAGAGCAGATTGTTGAAGCATTAATGATTGCACAGAATTTAAGACCTGAACGATATACAATCTTAAAAGAAATCAAAATGACTAAAAGAAGAGCACTAAATCTTGCAAAGAGTACCAGAGTAATTTAA
- a CDS encoding nicotinamide-nucleotide adenylyltransferase, which yields MDGLLIGRFQPFHLGHLEALRFALSKVDKLWVGLGSSNKPVEKNNPFTAQQRKEMILASIDDSMNEKISIYFIPDVDNHIRWIEKIDTIVPKFDIIFSNDDLTKHLYSKRNIQIFAIPFLNRESLSGTNIRNLIVNDQRWEDFVPDGTRNFLTKTDAKQLLKNL from the coding sequence ATGGACGGCTTGTTGATAGGAAGATTCCAACCCTTTCATCTGGGCCATCTTGAAGCGTTACGTTTTGCTTTGTCTAAAGTTGATAAATTGTGGGTGGGCTTAGGCAGCTCAAATAAGCCTGTAGAAAAAAATAATCCGTTTACAGCACAACAACGAAAAGAAATGATATTGGCTTCTATTGATGATTCCATGAACGAGAAAATTTCAATTTATTTTATTCCGGACGTTGATAATCATATTAGATGGATTGAAAAAATAGATACAATTGTTCCAAAATTTGACATAATTTTTTCGAATGATGACTTGACAAAACATCTGTATTCAAAAAGAAATATCCAGATCTTTGCAATTCCTTTTCTGAATAGAGAATCATTATCTGGAACCAATATCCGCAATTTGATAGTTAACGATCAAAGATGGGAAGATTTTGTACCTGATGGCACTAGAAATTTTTTAACAAAAACTGATGCTAAACAACTACTGAAAAATCTCTAA
- the psmB gene encoding archaeal proteasome endopeptidase complex subunit beta, whose translation MSNNVEEKILHGTTTVGIKATDGVVLCADMRASAGYFIANNNTMKIQQIDLHAGLTLAGGVADAQNIVDILRYHSNLHRVEKQNSISIHSLARLCSLIFHQNRGYPFMADILLGGYDANGPSLFNVDMFGSVEEKSYVTTGSGSPVAYGLLEEEYREDLSVEEAKQVALRAVKAAITRNIGTGDGINVATMDKNGFRLLTDEQKKAVIEL comes from the coding sequence TTGTCAAATAACGTTGAAGAAAAAATTTTGCACGGGACTACCACTGTAGGTATCAAGGCTACAGACGGTGTTGTACTGTGTGCTGATATGAGAGCAAGTGCAGGCTATTTTATTGCGAACAATAATACTATGAAAATTCAGCAAATTGATTTACATGCCGGGCTAACCCTGGCTGGAGGCGTCGCAGATGCACAAAACATCGTTGATATTTTACGTTATCACTCTAATCTTCATAGAGTTGAAAAACAAAATTCAATCTCAATTCATTCCCTTGCAAGGTTGTGTTCATTGATATTTCATCAAAATAGGGGATATCCGTTTATGGCTGATATTTTACTTGGCGGCTATGACGCAAATGGCCCTTCATTGTTTAATGTTGACATGTTTGGTTCAGTTGAAGAAAAGTCATATGTTACAACTGGTAGTGGTTCACCAGTGGCTTATGGTTTACTTGAAGAAGAGTACAGAGAAGATCTTTCAGTTGAAGAAGCAAAACAAGTAGCTTTACGAGCTGTTAAAGCCGCAATAACCAGAAATATTGGTACTGGTGATGGAATTAACGTTGCAACTATGGACAAAAATGGATTCCGTCTATTGACTGATGAGCAAAAGAAAGCCGTTATAGAACTTTAG
- a CDS encoding aminotransferase class V-fold PLP-dependent enzyme: MEYLSMLPGPTNVPNRVMRAMLAPIINHRSDDFVELYTDVVDKTQQVFETQNDIVALSASGTGAVEAGVVNLIKKGDKVILPVNGEFSRRLSQLIEGQGGNVVKLETPPGENATFDQVKEAFDNNKDVKAFYVVHNETSTGTMVNYLDKVSDLTSRNDAFYVVDSVSLLGGAQLPVDKWNIDVCMTGAQKAIAAPPGISPISVSAKAKKYMIENPPSTMYFNLARYFKFYDNEKHTPFTPALPLLYAYREALSIMLEEGLQNVFNRHKVCSDALYDGLSAMGLSPFAKKEDRSISIVALNYLDGLEDKIFRTTLADKFRVLVAGGFGDLKGKVFRVGCMGEVSPYHVMRTISAISSTLAMMGFSVDAQAGLKTAEEKLKSL, translated from the coding sequence ATGGAATATCTTTCAATGCTTCCTGGTCCAACAAACGTCCCTAATAGAGTAATGAGGGCAATGCTCGCACCTATCATCAATCACAGAAGCGATGATTTTGTTGAATTGTATACCGATGTAGTTGATAAAACTCAGCAAGTGTTTGAAACACAAAATGATATTGTGGCACTATCTGCTTCAGGAACTGGTGCAGTTGAAGCAGGTGTTGTAAATTTGATTAAAAAAGGTGATAAAGTTATTCTTCCTGTAAATGGAGAATTTAGTAGGCGACTATCTCAATTAATTGAAGGTCAAGGCGGCAATGTTGTAAAGCTTGAAACTCCACCTGGAGAAAATGCAACTTTTGATCAAGTTAAAGAAGCATTTGATAACAACAAAGATGTTAAAGCATTCTACGTTGTTCATAATGAAACTTCAACTGGGACAATGGTAAATTATCTTGATAAAGTATCTGACTTGACTTCAAGAAATGATGCATTCTACGTTGTAGATTCTGTCTCATTACTTGGCGGTGCTCAACTTCCAGTTGATAAGTGGAATATCGATGTATGCATGACTGGTGCACAAAAAGCAATTGCCGCTCCTCCTGGAATTTCACCCATATCTGTTAGTGCTAAGGCCAAAAAATACATGATTGAAAATCCGCCCTCTACAATGTATTTCAATTTAGCAAGGTATTTCAAATTTTATGATAATGAAAAACATACTCCTTTTACACCTGCATTACCGTTGCTTTATGCATACAGAGAAGCACTATCAATAATGTTGGAAGAAGGATTGCAAAACGTCTTTAATCGTCATAAAGTTTGTTCTGATGCATTATATGACGGACTTAGTGCAATGGGCCTTTCTCCTTTTGCAAAAAAAGAAGATCGTTCAATCTCAATTGTGGCATTAAATTATTTGGATGGTTTGGAAGACAAAATTTTCAGAACTACATTAGCTGATAAATTCAGAGTGTTGGTTGCTGGTGGTTTTGGTGATCTTAAGGGTAAAGTATTTCGAGTAGGATGTATGGGTGAGGTTAGTCCGTACCATGTAATGAGAACTATTTCTGCAATATCATCCACATTGGCAATGATGGGATTTAGTGTTGATGCTCAAGCAGGACTCAAGACTGCAGAAGAAAAATTAAAGTCTCTCTAG